The genomic stretch GCCCTCGCCCGTTTACCGGCGGCTGCGCCGGTACAACCTCGTCATGGGGCTGGTGCACCTCGCGCAGGGTGCGGCGGTCCTCGCCCTCAGCAACGATTTCGCGCTGCCCGTCCACGCCACCTTCATGGAAGGGCCGCCGGGCCGGGAGCCGCCGCGCCTCGAGCACCTGTTCGACCTGCGCATCGGGCCGGCTGTCGCCGCCTTCCTCTTCCTCTCGGCGGCGGCCCACCTGCTCCTCGTGCTCCCGGGCGTCTTCGACTGGTACCGGCGGAACCTCGAACGCCAGCGGAACGATGCGCGCTGGATTGAGTACTCGGTCAGCGCCTCGCTGATGGTGGTGCTGATCGCGATGCTGACCGGCATCGGCGATATCGCCGCGCTGGTCGCCATCTTCGGTGTCAACGCCGCGATGATCTTCTTCGGGCTCGTGCAGGAGCACAGCGAACGCCCCGGCGAGGGCCGGCTCCTGCCGTTCTGGCTCGGGTGCATCGCCGGCGCGGTGCCGTGGCTGGCGATCGGCATCTACCTTCTCACGCCGGGGTCGCCGGGCGAGCCGCCGGCGTTCGTCTACGGCATCTTCATTTCGCTGTTCATCTTCTTCAATGTGTTCGCGCTGAACATGTGGCTGCAGTACCGGCGCATCGGCCCCTGGCGGAGCTACCTGTTCGGCGAGGCGGTCTACATCTTCCTCAGCCTGGCGGCGAAGTCGGCGCTGGCCTGGCAGGTCTTCGCCTCAACCCTGGTCGACTAATACTTCCGAACGCCGTACGCCGAGATGCGCTCCCAGGCGCCGGCGGTCCACCAGCCAAGGATGCTGCTGATGTGGTAGGCCACGGCGTCGACGTCCACGCGGCGCTCCGGCGTGCTGTGGACCAGCCCCACGGCCTCCACGCAGCCGTCGTCGGTCAGCCGGTAGGGGATGCGCGTGACGATGTACCGGGTCCAGCTCCGCGCGATGAGGAGTTCGCCCTCGGCCATGATGCCGAGCCACTTGTCCTCCATCTCCCGCGGCAGGAGCCCGCGGCGCAGCCAGCGGGATTCGACCGGGCTGAAGATGTGGTGGAAATCGAACTCCACCGTC from Tepidiforma thermophila encodes the following:
- the heR gene encoding heliorhodopsin HeR, whose protein sequence is MAPDEPSPVYRRLRRYNLVMGLVHLAQGAAVLALSNDFALPVHATFMEGPPGREPPRLEHLFDLRIGPAVAAFLFLSAAAHLLLVLPGVFDWYRRNLERQRNDARWIEYSVSASLMVVLIAMLTGIGDIAALVAIFGVNAAMIFFGLVQEHSERPGEGRLLPFWLGCIAGAVPWLAIGIYLLTPGSPGEPPAFVYGIFISLFIFFNVFALNMWLQYRRIGPWRSYLFGEAVYIFLSLAAKSALAWQVFASTLVD